From Gadus macrocephalus chromosome 16, ASM3116895v1:
CTTCTTCTGCTCATTGGCAATACCTAGCAGACGGAAAATAAACAGACGGACCTGCATATTACAACTTTGCCCATTTCAACAGATCCTTAGATACTGTACACGGTAATAATTctacgtctcacacacacagacactttttAGGTTGGATGCGTTAGAACCTAAATCCACTTACCGGCAATGATGTTCCCTGACTCGGCTACCGTCTTGAAGCCTTCAGCCACCTTGTCCACACTGTCTCCATGCGTCAGCAgcaccagctcctccttctgTAGGCCTCTGGTAGAGACACATCAGACCCTTGTTATTCTCTAGGTTTAGTGATCATCATCCCAGGATGCTGGAATAAAcagtatacatatacatatacatacatatatatatatattcaatatatgaTCAGAATTGAGTATTCAACAAAAGGCGTGTAATGCTACCATAACATTTAGGTGAGACTCTAGTGAGCTAGTTGTTGCACCTTTCCCCTCTTCTGTTAGCGCTGGAAGTACGCTCCAAAAAAACACAAGAGCTCGAGCTCTGTGCTTGTTCAAATTAACTGAAATAATACATTGTGGCACATCCATGTGGAAATGACAGTACCTGAAAAGAGAGCAGGTGTTGTCCAGATTGACTTTGAAAACCCCATCCTCTCGCACACTCTTCCTGTGCACTGTGCCACCACACACTTTGTTCATCATCTGGAAACACACAAGAGGCCATGCTTCAACACAGAAAAGAAGAAACCCTGTTCTTccggcagccaatcaaattcgtTACACAGGGTCCCATCCATTTCAGTAAAAATATCCCGATGCTCAAAAATCCTTCAGCTTAGCCATAGTGGCTCATAAAATGAATCATTTGTAGACCTTATTGTTAGTAAACTTTTGGTCcgtaataaaatacatttacaatCATGAGTACTACAAGTAATAACATAGTATAATAGTCCTTGCGCTTTACTATAAAAACAACTTCTTATCCAGCAGTCACCAAAACAGGTCGGGCATGTACTTGGTTATCTTAGCTGTTGCGCTTTGTATGTGAATATGCACCTACGCGATTGTCTGGTTGTACACTAGTGGATAAACAGAAAAATATAACAAGTGTAGCTTGTTTCACTGGAATTGGTGTGCACTTGTGCTCTTGTGAGTTTTTCTGATTACGGAACGTACCTGCATTCCATAGCAGATTCCTAGGACAGGCTTTCCGATGGTGAAAATGGCCGGGTCGAACCAGGGTGCGTCTTCTGCGTATACTGAGGCGGGGCCTCCCGAGATGATGATCGCCCTGCAAAGGTTGAGGGTAGTGGGAGGGTCAGGGGTTATGTACATCTACTCATATTCAAACCAAAGCAGAGGACTTGATCATGTGGAGCACAGGGAAATTAGTTTTAGCTTTGCCTATAACTCTACTGACTGAGCAGGAGAGAATGAATGAAGTTGTTCCTTTTGTTGTGGGTACAAATTATCAACAGGGAGATGATCGCATTCCATGGTCCTATGACAGACTTCTGAATGGGATCATGGATTTGTTACATAAGTGGATTGGCAGAGGAAAGGTCTGAATAAGAACATGCCAATTCAATCCATGTACCATACAATGGACAAGATTACATGGCAAATCAGCTTTGTATCATTTCAAATTTCCTGCATGATGAAAATAGTTGGTAACTTGGTTTGAATATCAATTCAATCACACCTCCAGTCTAAAATGTATGAAAATCATATTTCCTGATTAAAAAAGCAACAAGATATTTATAGTccccttcaacacacacacacacacacacacacacacacacacacacacacacacacacacacacacacacacacacacacacacacacacacacacacacacacacacacacacacacacctcacctgaACCCTTGTTCTTTGATGTGAAATGCAGGGGTCTCAAGCGGCAGGATCTCTGACCGCACACACATTTCTCGCACCCTTCTGTCAATAACCTTCCCATACTGGGCTCCTGCATCCAGGATAACCACAGCCCCCTCACACGACCCATTTTGTTCAGCGCTGCCGATATCCAGCTGATGAAACACAAACCCAACACACAGTTAATGAAAGCCATATGCCGTACATAGAAAGCAATTAACATATCAAACAGACATATGTAACAAATCTTGTTTGGGTTAAGGCAAAATTGTTTAAAGTGGTATGTTGGTTGAGGGTTTCTTTAGAGTAGTTGAGAACATGGTCAATGCATTACAGTTAGTCATCGACAATAAACCTATTATCTTGAGTCAAAGCAACAATAAAAAGTAAGTCTAGACATGTGACCTCCGGTAGTGACTTAAAGGGAAGTGAAACCAGCAGACAATGCTCGTATAGCATGATACAAATTAAGAGCCTACCTAACCTATACAGAGTGATCGGACTTGATTATGGCAGTTCAGCATCTGCAGTGATTTGCCCAGTACGTAAaaatctttttcaaaaaaagatCAGAAAACTGAAAATCCACTAGAATAAATATTATTTGTAAACGTTAGAAGCAAGAAGTAACACAGCCCACGTGTTTTACTGAACACACAAGTTACTCTCTGGAGCACCCGAAAAACGGCTTACATTATGAATTAGGCAACCTCTGAATCGTGGTCTGATCCAAACGATAGAATAAGATCACGCATATTGTGGCATGATAAGGAAATAGCTCCTTCCACTGTAAACTTCACAGACGTAGCCAGACTGCCAGCAGAAGGGTCTAATCCCTTGTCAGAACGGCAGTGATACACCGGGGCTAGCTCCGTTAGCCACCACTATGTGACAGAAGACACCCCGGTGGTCACGGACCACGCAAAACGGCTCAACAGAAGCTTAATGTGAATCGTCCCGCTGAACACTGTGTTCTTTAAACTGCAACACTGGGTTAACTTGAATGTTTGATTCGCTTTCGGAACCATTGTCACTTAGCGGGCTGCGGGTGGATGTACAACACAGTGGTGGTGAGCGTTAGCCAGCTAGCTGTTCCACAATCAGCTGGCTAAATTAGCACAGCCATGCTAAACCCACGCGGTGACGAGAGACCGCGGCTCCGCCGACCCGACGGGACGGCCAGCCACTCTGGTAGGACATACACAAGGGTTTATTTGTGGGCCAGACCCGGGCCACAGTCTGTAAAGCCGACACGTAGAGCAACACGTCCTCGGCGGGACGTTGCTGCAACAGGCATGGATGTACTCCCGGGCAATGCTGCATGCTCTGCAACTTTCCCccggatacacacacaggccataATGAGCTGGGGACTCCACCAGCACCGAGTCCTCTTAACGTCAGTCCACTGACTACCGTTACAGTCCACACCTAGACCAACGGGGGCCCCCACTGTCCGTCCCCGGAATCATTTTGGTAAGCCGTAGTACCGTCAAGTCACTGACCTTGCTATCTCCGTTGCACAGAGCCATGGATGACGGTTGTGTTATGGAATGAGCTCTCCCCCCTAGTGTCCCTGATCTCATGCGCAGCtccgcgagagagagagagagagagagagagagagagagagagagagtgagtaagagagagagagagagagagagagagagagagagagagagagagagagagtaagagagagagagagagagagagagagagagctagccaCTGAGTCAGCGCGCCGACTACCGTCTCGACGTGAGATTGGACCGCGCTGCGAACACACCGTGAATCCCACTGATGATGAGTTTACTCGTTGCGAAAAGTTGGCATATATATGACTTTGATGGGAGGAGCAAAGGCTAATACTATAATGAGAAAGGCTGCCTACGGGGCCTGAAATGAACATCCCATAACTATCATTTCAAAAGAGTCCTGTTTTTTTCTGGACCGtagttgtgttttgtgttatcTGCCTTTTCACAGACAATTCCCTATCAGGCAGGTTTATAATTAAAGATGTCTGATCATAAAATGTATAATCCAAACTCTTTTTAAAACACAAATGTTAagtgttaaatgtgtgtgtgtgtgtgtgtgtgtgtgtgtgtgtgtgtgtgtgtgtgtgtgtgtgtgtgtgtgtgtgtgtgtgtgtgtgtgtgtgtgtgtttgtgtttgctacATATTTCTCAACTGAAGGTTCATTTACAGGTAAAATGAGAAGGGCATCAGATGAACAGAACAGATTAACTGGAATTGAAGACGATTTAGAAAGTAATAAGAATTCTAATTAGGTATATTGGAATATTGGAACTTTCAAGTAAGAGGTCTATTGTAGACTTTCAGTAAATCTTGCTGTTTTGTTCACTtttcaaaacacaaataatttCCCTTCCACACAAACAATGCAAGTGTCCGGCTGTGCACACATGTACCATTTAAAAACTCCTCTGCCCTCCAATAAAGCAACATTATTATCAATTGTTGTTATATAACATACATTATTAGTGCCATTTGTAGCAAAAACCTACTGTGAACTAGACTTGATCTATAAATTAAGCCTTAATCCCATTTGGGTCCTCCAATTCTGCTTGTGTGCAGTGTCACATGCCATTGGTTAAGATAACCAATTTCACATGTCAATTAAAGATACCACACAGCTGAACGTGCAGTCATtcattaccctccctccctcaaaaAAAGAACATTGAAATCTCTCGAATTATTTgcaattaattaatatatattaggCTATTCTCCGTATTTAACTTAAGTGAAGAACAAATATAACtttaaacaaaaaagaaaatgcaataaaaaaatgaaataaatggttgtatatatatatatatatatatatatatatatatatatatatatatatatatataaatgaaataaatatgtgtgcatacatatatatgcagacacatatatacctatatatacacatttatttatttatataaatatgcaAGCTATACaacatatttgttaaatatgttgTATGGcctaatataataaatatatatttagtagTCTAGTGTTTTCTCTAGTGTTCTAGTGTTTAAATACTCAAACAATTTTCAAgacatttaaacatttaaacgtATAGATCACCTATTTATCACCAATTTCTTCAAAGGACAGGATTATACTTGATCGGTTTCTTACTTGGATGATGATTTCTCCAATTGTGTATTGTGCCATGAATACATTGCATTTGACCGTAAGCGGAACTGTGTTTCATCGATGTTTGACACGTCAGCGGAGTATACCCGGAGTGTTTGCAGAGTGCACATACCGGCGGTACTTCCTTGCATTAGTAGTTGTTTCCATTGGTTGTATCTTCACGTTAGCAGGTGAAACAACACGGTAGTAATTCTATACATTTGTTCTTTTGCTAAAATGACACAAACGAACTCTAGAGTATAACGTGCTTTTTGTGATTGATTCATAATTTGTCAACCACCTATTCATCTGGCATGATTGTCGCTTCGCTATTACCGACAGGTACGCATGCGTAATACAAACAATACCCATGATAACAGTTTTCCTAATACTTGTGTAAGTTActttaaacaaatgtattcacCTTGAGATTTAAGGGTTCATTTTGTAGGGTTTAATCACGATTCTTAATCTCATTAGAATGTGGACACCTGTTTCAGTTTTGCATGATAATTTGCCTTTTCGTTATTATTGATGTATTGACTGGTGGCCAAGCAGTGTTGAGGATATATTCTCATGATGCATTCTATTGTCAGATCTGCTACAAACACAGGTTGTTTGATGCCCACTGATCCACCATGGAGCTGTCAGACTCAGTTGGACACAAGAACGGCCGGCAGAGGAAGAACACAGCCAACCTCCAAATTGAAAACATGAAGGACAGGGAGTTGGAAGGATCCGGCCCAGAGGTtgaagaggaggcagagggtCTTCTCCAAGGGTTTGACTCGGAGGACAGGAGGCCGGCCAAGGTCAGACCAGGACTCCGGAAGGAGTTGGGGAACATTCtgcttcttctcttcctctatgTTCTTCAGGGCATTCCCCTGGGACTGGCTGGTAGCATTCCTTTGATCATGCAGAGTAAAAGTGTCAGCTACAAGGACCAAGCGTTCTTCAGTTTTGTCTTTTGGCCCTTTAGCCTGAAGCTACTCTGGGCTCCGCTTGTTGACGCGCTGTACTTCAGCAGATTTGGCCGGAGGTAAGCTGGGAGATCTAGTCTTGGAGAGTTGTTGTTATTCTCTAGAATTTAATCGGTCATTCTTTCATCTTTTGTCTTATTTGTCTGTGGGAGAGATGAAACTATTCCTAATTGCCTTTTCTCTTTAGGAAGTCATGGCTGGTTCCCACCCAGTACCTGCTGGGTCTCTTCATGATCTACCTCTCTGTGACGGTTGACTCACTGCTACAGAGCGATGACTCCCATGGACCCGACGTAGTGACTCTGACCGCAGTCTTCTTCATGCTGTCCTTCCTTGCAGCAACGCAGGTAGACTTCTACCTGTGGCTTCTACCTTCTAATGAATGATGCCCTTGTGCAAAGTCTGtctgaaaaaacacacaccgccTAAAGTAAGGACACCTACTAACGAACATCTTAAGGACGTCACTTTGCTAATGTAAATTTACCCTCTGTGTCCCCAAGGACATAGCTGTGGACGGCTGGGCTCTGACCATGTTGTCCAGAGAGAACGTGGGCTACGCCTCAACGTGCAACTCTGTGGGCCAGACGGCAGGCTACTTCCTGGGCAATGTGCTCTTCCTTGCTCTGGAGTCGGCTAACTTCTGTAACCAATACCTGAGGAGCGAGCCCAAAGACACAGGCTTAGTCACGCTATCAGGTATTTGTGGCTCTGTAGTTTTGGTTGAGTGTGGattgttgtttattttagtATAGTCCTTATATCTAAATGTAAGACATTAATAAACACTCCCTCATTGGATAAGATGATCCCATCTCTTGTCTGATAAGCCTCAAGACTATCCTTAAGTAATCTGTGTTTTCACAAAGTGAAAAGGGGTTTGGTTGTTGTCGTTTGCCTCCTgcattaatgaaaaaaaaataaataaaccatgtGTTCTGTCCTTGCGGTGCAGATTTCCTGTTTTATGGGGGCGTGGTGTTCCTCATTTCCACGACGCTCGTGGCCATCTTtaagagggagagcgagcgcGGCCAAGGGAAGAAGCGAGCGAAGGAGACGCAGGGTGTCTTGGAAACCTACAAGCTCCTGTTCTCAATCATCAAGTTGCCGACTGTTCTCTCCTTCTGCGCTTTGCTGCTCACTGCCAAGGTAcctcctcatcatcccagcAGGGATGTGTGGCACCACACGGCCCATATAGTAGGCTGGAGGCAGCCTTTGTAGGCAGACCTGCTGCGTTCCCGAACGTGTATTTGTTGTGTAATTTCTAAGCAATGAAACCGACATGCCAGAAACCTGCAGAATTGTAAGGTTTACTCTTGGGTCTCAAAACGGTCTCTGTAAGGCGCATTCCACATACTGTTGCACAGCTATATCTCCCCTGAAAAGCTTTAGAGTTCTCTGGTTCGTCCACTTCCGCGTCAATCTGATGCAGGCTACAGACTGAgcggcgacatggaggagaaagggattgtcgcccgcgattgtctcccgcctgaGCCCCGCCGGAGCAGCCCCACTGCCACGGggctccaccaccgccgccgccacaggGCTCAGGCGGGAGACAATCCAGGCAACCATCCCTTTCTCATCCATGTGGTTCAGtctggacttcagggagtcagTGCCTTtcaagttcctttcccccaattccttctcaaccatggccgagataacccccactacgagcctcattgtggaagtgccagagaacccgacgcagtataGTCTTTTCCCCAAATGGGAGCTCTACACTCCCATTGTAGGCTCCCATAGGCTTACCTTATGTTGCGTGTTATGAGCTATaagaccaacagcagaacggttatccaaataacaaagaagtgtacaacacttgcgtcacagtgtgtgttttacacctaacgccatttctagccactgggggaccataggcaggctaggggaactcatactAATGTTAGAACATCTCTTTAATGTATTGTTTGTTTCAGATGGGCTTCTCAGCAGCCGATGCAGTGACTGGGCTGAAGCTGGTGGAGGCCGGCGTCCCCAAGGAGAAGCTGGCCTTACTGGCCGTGCCCATGGTGCCCCTGCAGATCCTCCTGCCGCTCATCATCAGCAAGTACACTGCCGGGCCCCGGCCCCTGGATATCTTCTACAAAGCCTTCCCCTTCAGGTTGGCACACACTCTTCTTCGTGATTTGGTCAACAATAGGCCCATGGTTTCTGGAGAGACGTTGTACACGTctttatacataataataatacatttcatttagaggcgcctttcaagacacccaaggtcaccttacagagcatatagtcatcatacattttttaaaaaacaagacattgtgaaaaaaaaaaaaaaaaaaaaaagtactaaaCTACAGTACATATACATGGCATTTACATGTACTGTAAATGCCATGCCTATTCCTTCACCATTTGGTTTAGATTTGAAACCATGTATTTTGTACTGCTGTTTAAAAGACGGCTTTCAATGGTCATTTTCTGAATATCACAACTCAAATGAATGCGTGCATAGCAATCATTTATTGACTTGGATGAGTCCCGCAATGAGTGCCACAACCGATTGCGGAGAACCAACATATAATGATTGAAGATGCCGCACAAAGTAGGACAAAAAATACCTCGTCccactggggcagagccgaacGGACAGGGGTCTGTCATGAACTCAACAAGCTCCCCACCCATACCTAGGTTGATTTAGCTTTAGCTATTAGCTCTGATATCTGGAGACAAATGTAGTTTGTAGAAGTCTTGCCGGGGTTATCCGTTATCCCAGAAATGTCGTCCCTTCTCCCCATAGGTAAACCGTCTTCAAACGGTTTAAGAGGGCTTCTGAGATTGCCTTCATGGCACAACATGTTCTATGTAATATCCGAACGGTTTGTCGTGGTGTGACTGCAGGCTACTGATCGGCTTGGGGTACGCGCTGCTGGTGTGGTGGACGCCCAGCGTGAAGACGGAAGAAGGCTTCCCTATGTACTACTACTTGCTAGTGCTGTTCAGCTATGCCCTTCATCAGGTTTGATCCCTTTCTATGACCTTTTAATTGTGTCTTTTCGCTTTCGAGGTGAATCCCTGTGCCAATAGGTTTTCTTTCACCTAAGGCAgggtttggataaaagcttgtATTGTGTCTTACTTGGATCAAGGCCAGGAAAGCAGTCAATGCCTCTGGGTTAAGGCCTCCTGTATCTTGTAACGTTTCTTGCTCATAGTTGTCCATAGTTTGTATTCAGTAACTTGGGATGTCTAGAGATTGCGGACATTTATATTTCTCTTCCAAAGATTAGTCACTGAATTGCCAAATTAAAGAAATAGCCTGGACAAATGGCCCTCTTAAAACCTCTGTAAAACTCTGGCCAGTACATGACTAGTTTATACTGCAAAAGCCCAAATGCAGGAAAAAGAATACACAAGGTATAATCATAATGTAGTACTCACCATTCTGACAAGTGCATATGGAGTTATACCACTGCCTTGATTtgaccactaggtggcgctgtaCAGCATGTACGTGGCCTGCATGGCCTTCCACGCCAAAGTGAGTGACCCGTTGATCGGTGGCACCTACATGACCCTTCTGAACACGGTCACCAACCTGGGAGGGAACTGGCCCTCCACCGTGGCCCTGTGGCTGGTGGACCCCCTGACCTCCAAAGAATGCCAGGGGGCCGCCGGGCAGACTTGCGGCTCGCTGGATGAAGCCGCGGTAAGTGAGAGGCGAGAGGGTGATCTGATTCTGTCTCTATGGCTGCGGGCCAACAGGCTTTCTGCTTAGGAAGGTTCCGATACTGAGTGAAATGACCCGGAAGTATCTGTTTGAATTGTCTACATGCTAAGGAAAGGCGCTCCCTGCTGCCTTTCTCATGTCCTTCAGCATAGGTTACACTGGACCATCCTTTACGAAAGGGAAGGACAATTAAAGCGAAGCAGCATGAGAACACACGATCAACAGCACCAACAATCAACACAGCCGTACTACCTTTTAGTAGTCCATATTCGGATCTTGGTAGTTTAGTATAGTAGTATCGTCCGCTGTTGCATAATGACGTAGCCTTGTCTTTGTGCAGTCTGATCCTATTTCCTATTTGCATTTGAACCTGAATTATCTACGTGTTCCTTTTAGAAAACTTGAGTGGCTTAGGTTTTGTTTTCACACATCCTCTCTGAAACGCTTCTacaacggggggagggggggggactgaaACATTCCCTGGATGGATAGACCCGGGGACAGGTGCATTTTCATTCCTGAGAAACGTTCTAGTTCAGATACGTTGTATGGAGTTAATAGCTGCAGTAGGAaaggtaaaacaaaaaaattgcagTTGCTAAATGATTGATCCCGTTTGTCCTTGTCTCTCATCCGGTTACAACAGCTGTGTGCCAAGGAGGGAGGAGCTTGCGTGACGACGTTGGATGGCTACTACGTGGAGTCTGTGGTctgtgttgtgattggcttggtctggtggttgtggttgggaaagaggatgaggaggctgcAGGAAGAGAGTCCGGCGGCCTGGAGGTGCAAAATAAGCCAATAAACACCACTCTGTTTTTTGGTTTACATGAAACTCTTTTCTCGAGACACGGAGGCATTGCTCTTGGTCAAAAAATGCCCCAACGCTAAAAGCAATGTTTGCAAAACTTTGATTTGCTCACACCTTTCATTCTCGTGTAGTCTTCATGCTATGGACAAAACCcacacttttttctttttttatgtctCACCTACATGTTTTGTTACAAGAAAACATCTTTCAGTAAAGTCGTCCTAACTGTAGAACTGTTCTTTGTTAAATCAAGGTAAACACAGTTCCTTGGAAATGAACTGATTTATTTAAGATGGTTAATAAGATAATTGACTCAGGCATTTTGAGTGTAGCTTCTTTGCATTCTCTCCACCTGTGCTTTGTGATAGCTAAAATATCGACACACCGTTTCAGATCATGGTGATTGTATTTGCTCATTGCTTTGGTCTTATTCGAAGTAGCACGCAAGTATAGATTCTGTATTTGAAACCTCCTGTACTCCTGGGGCAGGTAAGCCCCAACCCACTGTGTTCTGCCTtggtttctgtttgtgtttcactGTCTGCAACCGGTTCGTTATTTAGGGAGGTTATTTGTGCCTTCCTCCACTAATTCAGTTCAGGCGTAACCGATAATGAGCCCTGATGCCACATGGATCATGTAGACTTTTTCGAGTTAATAAAACCATAGTTGGTTACTTTGACATTCAGAAGAAATTGTATTTTACGTTATTTGTTTTAATAAACTTGATTTTGTTGATTTTAATTTAATCTGTAACTTTCCTACAAAATTAAATGAGGCTTTACAAAAACGTTCCCGTTAAGTTTCATTATCACAGTCCCATTATCAGATTTATAATCAACATGCTGTCATATTTTTGTGGATATTGGGTTTGCCCCTTATAAGTATAGCCGAGTATACTCGGCTATACTAATCCGACATTCCCATTTTAATAATTTATCACCAGCGGTCAGCAAGTCATCACCTATGCCCAACTTTGGGCACTGCACATGGAGCAGAAGCAGTATTTCCTTTGAAAACCAGTCTTTAGAAATGTATTTTAAGGGAAAATGTTAgcatttgtttaatttgttcATTTTGACACTTCCGACAGCCGCCGCACTTGTGATCGAtagattatgtttttttctcttccaaCTGGCATTGTCTTTTTtaggttttatatttatttaaattgtaatttgttacttttattttattgagaGGCACCCTGTTATCTGTTAAAGTAAATGGGTTTTATTTACCcattttactttaaaaaaaacggCGATTTGCTATGTGTGCAAATTCAAAGGGGAATATGTATTTTTGACTTCTTTTCTTTTCTAATGTAAAATCAGTACAAATATATCAATGTAATGCTTGGGGCTATTCTGTATAGAATATTCTGAAGGATGCAATATTAATGAGTACGAAAATCTTATATGAAATAAAAGTTTCGGATTCAGTTTCCATTCTCAAATGTGCGAATTCTCAATTTTCTTCACCTTACTTTGAATTTAAAAAGTTACCACATAGAACATTATGTTCAGTGTTTATCTCTGCCAAACTTCCCTTATGTCAAAATTTAAACATTTGCGCAGATTTCTAGTTTTGAACACAAAGGGAGTTAGGAGTTTTGAAACAGACACATTAGCTTTACTGTGACAAGTAAGCAAGTGCGAGAGGACTCATGAGTATGGGAGAACTAAACTACCATTGGTTTGATTTAAATGACTCCCTCTCTTGGATCAACACATGCTATAATATACATTACTTTTGGCTGATATTGTTACCCGGCCCTCTGCTGATTAATCAGTGTTGCAACAATCCTGCCCTTCCCTT
This genomic window contains:
- the slc33a1 gene encoding acetyl-coenzyme A transporter 1; the protein is MELSDSVGHKNGRQRKNTANLQIENMKDRELEGSGPEVEEEAEGLLQGFDSEDRRPAKVRPGLRKELGNILLLLFLYVLQGIPLGLAGSIPLIMQSKSVSYKDQAFFSFVFWPFSLKLLWAPLVDALYFSRFGRRKSWLVPTQYLLGLFMIYLSVTVDSLLQSDDSHGPDVVTLTAVFFMLSFLAATQDIAVDGWALTMLSRENVGYASTCNSVGQTAGYFLGNVLFLALESANFCNQYLRSEPKDTGLVTLSDFLFYGGVVFLISTTLVAIFKRESERGQGKKRAKETQGVLETYKLLFSIIKLPTVLSFCALLLTAKMGFSAADAVTGLKLVEAGVPKEKLALLAVPMVPLQILLPLIISKYTAGPRPLDIFYKAFPFRLLIGLGYALLVWWTPSVKTEEGFPMYYYLLVLFSYALHQVALYSMYVACMAFHAKVSDPLIGGTYMTLLNTVTNLGGNWPSTVALWLVDPLTSKECQGAAGQTCGSLDEAALCAKEGGACVTTLDGYYVESVVCVVIGLVWWLWLGKRMRRLQEESPAAWRCKISQ